In the Candidatus Cloacimonas acidaminovorans str. Evry genome, one interval contains:
- a CDS encoding T9SS type A sorting domain-containing protein, with the protein MKKIFILTLLISVAFCFAFQVDTFGPTADDFSCANLDQVPASFGIQIANQKKLCLWENGVWNSYSYLGLTIKGTYMLNADTMLVAMGDNSYSDGIYNFDINTHNWQLNDWFILPNFVKYNPHNQLYYVGERDGLFYSANGHNWTRITSLGSNKCNSIAWYDSNIITNNGQMVYYSNNNGLNWQQSSISNLSSFRFDNNGILYAIMDVGSDSDGLWRSNDFGANWTNILYTSALSCLGPIYNNNVTLGWRESYADSCFVGMLNSSGEVTFFNHPLLNAPVKQIDIFPYINTPSFYVLNSGGCFFVTGFLVGIDDPVIPQIPQAKISTYPNPALSYADIYLSKVSPEPCKLTIYNLKGQKVRNLDLAETLKEQTLSWDLKNNNGFKVSAGIYFLVLQDSKGNCLAKTKLAVIK; encoded by the coding sequence ATGAAAAAGATTTTTATCCTTACACTGCTGATTTCCGTAGCATTCTGTTTTGCCTTTCAAGTTGATACCTTTGGACCTACTGCAGACGATTTTTCTTGTGCCAATTTAGACCAGGTGCCGGCAAGTTTTGGAATTCAGATAGCTAATCAGAAAAAACTTTGCCTCTGGGAAAATGGTGTCTGGAATAGTTATTCCTATTTGGGTTTAACTATTAAAGGTACTTATATGCTAAATGCGGACACGATGTTGGTTGCTATGGGAGATAATTCTTACAGCGATGGTATTTATAACTTTGATATTAACACGCATAACTGGCAACTGAATGATTGGTTTATATTACCTAATTTTGTAAAGTATAATCCCCATAACCAATTATATTATGTGGGAGAACGGGATGGTTTGTTTTATTCGGCGAATGGACATAACTGGACCAGGATAACATCCCTCGGTTCAAATAAATGCAATTCTATTGCCTGGTATGATAGCAACATCATAACTAATAATGGTCAGATGGTTTATTATTCCAATAATAACGGACTTAACTGGCAGCAATCATCCATTAGCAATTTAAGTAGTTTCAGGTTTGACAATAATGGCATTTTATATGCTATTATGGATGTAGGAAGTGATTCGGACGGACTTTGGCGTTCTAATGATTTTGGTGCAAATTGGACAAATATCCTCTATACTTCAGCTCTTTCTTGCTTAGGACCAATTTATAATAATAATGTAACCCTTGGTTGGAGAGAAAGTTACGCAGATAGTTGCTTTGTCGGTATGCTGAATTCTTCAGGGGAGGTAACCTTTTTTAATCATCCTCTACTTAATGCACCGGTTAAGCAGATAGATATTTTTCCCTATATCAATACCCCTTCTTTTTATGTTTTGAACTCCGGGGGTTGTTTCTTTGTGACCGGTTTTCTGGTAGGAATTGATGACCCCGTTATTCCTCAAATACCACAAGCAAAAATATCTACCTATCCTAATCCAGCACTATCTTATGCTGATATTTATTTAAGTAAAGTTAGTCCTGAACCCTGCAAATTAACTATTTATAACCTCAAAGGTCAAAAAGTAAGGAATTTGGACCTTGCAGAGACATTGAAAGAGCAAACTTTATCCTGGGATTTGAAAAATAATAACGGTTTTAAAGTATCTGCTGGAATTTATTTTCTCGTGTTGCAGGATTCCAAAGGAAATTGCCTGGCAAAAACGAAGTTGGCGGTAATTAAATAA
- a CDS encoding PP2C family protein-serine/threonine phosphatase: protein MQFDVSYFCFDGNSGKKNQDRVLVNKDLLTEGINHLQNLDTLFCFVADGIGSLVNSENAAQFVLEQLKYLPLKAEQNWQEIIDNFLQEINYQLVLWNRQPGDFFDSATTLCGLIYQEGKFLTVNAGDSEIWLYREKYLQRLNKLNVLWEDIPNSPITNYFGTDYPNLKLDFSSAVSSLNPGDKIVVTTDGLLKAISKKELIQILEEDSPLYIKIDSLYHKLCAQYNPDNLGAIFISEKSNG from the coding sequence ATGCAGTTTGATGTTTCCTATTTCTGCTTTGACGGCAACAGCGGAAAGAAAAATCAGGATAGAGTTCTGGTAAATAAAGACCTTTTGACAGAGGGAATTAATCATCTGCAGAATCTTGATACCCTCTTTTGCTTCGTGGCAGATGGAATTGGCTCTTTGGTAAACAGTGAAAATGCAGCTCAATTTGTTTTGGAACAGCTGAAATATCTGCCCTTGAAAGCCGAACAAAACTGGCAGGAAATAATAGATAACTTCCTGCAGGAAATTAATTATCAGCTGGTATTGTGGAATCGGCAACCAGGTGACTTTTTTGATTCCGCTACAACTCTTTGCGGTTTAATCTATCAGGAAGGCAAATTTCTGACCGTAAATGCAGGCGATTCCGAAATTTGGCTTTACAGGGAAAAATATCTGCAACGGCTGAATAAACTTAATGTGCTGTGGGAAGATATTCCCAATAGCCCTATTACCAATTACTTTGGCACCGATTATCCGAACCTAAAGCTTGATTTTAGCTCGGCAGTTTCTTCTCTAAATCCGGGAGATAAAATAGTAGTAACTACCGACGGACTCCTTAAAGCTATTAGTAAAAAAGAACTAATTCAAATCCTGGAAGAAGATAGCCCTTTGTATATAAAAATTGATTCCTTATACCATAAACTCTGCGCTCAATATAATCCCGACAATCTTGGAGCTATCTTTATCTCCGAAAAAAGCAACGGTTAA
- a CDS encoding asparagine synthase-related protein → MPGINCLISAQGITQQTQNTIDNYLQRLEAIFPHLQFTKLIPCREVLISISQHRGYRVYTEKYRGWQIFHELQDNSFLTQAFQDILEQAEISQNPLSNMQNRWNSELKEINASFFLFAVNPELHKIILANDALARLPIYYTKQKEYFLLGRDISFVKAISNQLTLDPLFLALYLSLTYVPARGTFYREIDTLAGGTLGVYDWLNDELQISSRQELRFIEPLFGRSHKKWLAELVETFTAICVSYRTELPKVVSLSGGMDSRCVAGALQSKNIDFTPISFLDANQDAQDDVLIAVQTAELLKKTHRVLQLSPCAPEHYEKLFSLKAGLNYFSVAMFLQYLEMILALYPESALFLTGDGGDKVMRYLLPDKQLTDEKQWLNYWYSQNAVFSPKASAELFGIQQKAMEEYLLNHISTYPTKDYNYKYAFALLAERSARWAFEGEDRNRYYFRSETPFLDYQFFRLAMQIPMEQKKDNLLYYSFLSALSPALAKLRYAHHQWSPAKMRNPFYRYLVNKTRNFRIQYRQPQGKINSQPKFAEQEYLITRILKQSENPLLQDLMPGAKNILNLPALQKLSSNQLGTLYTCVSVITGIV, encoded by the coding sequence ATGCCCGGAATAAATTGCCTGATTAGCGCTCAGGGTATAACTCAGCAGACCCAAAATACCATAGACAATTATCTGCAAAGGTTGGAAGCCATTTTTCCACATCTCCAATTTACCAAGCTTATACCTTGCAGGGAAGTGCTGATATCAATTTCTCAACATCGGGGCTATCGGGTTTATACAGAAAAATACAGGGGTTGGCAAATATTTCACGAGCTACAGGATAATTCTTTTTTAACCCAAGCTTTTCAAGACATTTTAGAGCAGGCGGAAATTTCTCAAAACCCGTTATCCAATATGCAAAATAGGTGGAATTCAGAGCTCAAAGAAATTAACGCCAGTTTTTTCCTGTTTGCCGTAAATCCTGAATTACACAAAATAATTCTTGCTAATGATGCTTTAGCCCGTTTACCGATTTACTATACAAAACAAAAGGAATATTTCCTATTAGGTAGGGATATATCTTTTGTTAAAGCAATCAGCAATCAACTAACCTTGGACCCTTTGTTTCTGGCTTTGTATCTTTCCCTAACTTATGTTCCGGCACGCGGAACTTTTTACCGGGAAATAGACACTTTGGCGGGTGGAACTTTAGGTGTATATGATTGGCTAAATGACGAATTGCAAATAAGTTCACGGCAGGAATTGAGGTTTATAGAGCCCCTCTTTGGCAGGTCGCATAAAAAATGGTTGGCAGAACTTGTAGAAACATTTACAGCTATCTGTGTTTCCTATCGGACAGAGCTTCCAAAAGTTGTATCTTTAAGCGGAGGAATGGATTCGCGTTGTGTGGCGGGAGCGCTTCAAAGCAAAAATATAGATTTTACACCAATTTCCTTTCTGGATGCCAATCAGGATGCGCAAGATGATGTTTTAATCGCTGTTCAGACAGCAGAATTACTGAAAAAGACGCACAGGGTTTTACAGCTATCTCCTTGTGCTCCTGAACATTATGAGAAGTTATTTTCCTTGAAAGCGGGTTTGAACTATTTCTCTGTGGCTATGTTTCTCCAATATTTGGAAATGATTTTAGCTCTATATCCCGAATCCGCTTTGTTTTTAACCGGAGATGGCGGTGACAAAGTTATGCGTTATCTTTTGCCTGATAAGCAATTAACTGACGAAAAACAGTGGCTAAATTACTGGTATAGTCAGAATGCTGTTTTTTCTCCCAAGGCCTCAGCCGAACTATTTGGCATTCAACAGAAGGCGATGGAAGAATATCTCCTTAATCATATATCTACTTATCCGACAAAGGATTATAACTATAAATATGCTTTTGCTCTTTTAGCGGAACGTTCTGCTCGTTGGGCATTTGAAGGGGAAGACCGCAATCGCTATTATTTTCGTTCCGAAACTCCCTTTTTGGACTATCAATTTTTCCGTCTGGCAATGCAGATTCCAATGGAGCAAAAGAAGGATAACCTTTTATATTACAGCTTTTTATCTGCTCTTTCACCTGCCCTGGCAAAATTGAGATACGCTCATCATCAATGGTCACCCGCTAAAATGAGAAATCCTTTCTACCGCTATTTGGTTAATAAAACACGCAACTTCCGCATTCAATATAGACAACCGCAAGGAAAAATCAATTCTCAGCCCAAATTTGCGGAACAAGAATATTTAATAACCCGAATCCTGAAACAGAGTGAAAATCCCCTTTTACAGGATCTTATGCCGGGTGCAAAAAATATTCTCAACTTGCCAGCCCTGCAAAAATTAAGCTCTAATCAACTGGGAACTCTATACACTTGCGTATCTGTCATCACCGGAATAGTTTAG
- a CDS encoding M14 family zinc carboxypeptidase encodes MRKTILVALLLLLAFSLFAKEWNQYYFRFELADKTTLPEISNIISIDNVRGNWVYAYANDEEYSKFRELGLKTQLLPSPASLIEPVMSSDVKQTKLWDSYPTYNSYVNTMNSFAANYPNLCQIVNAGTTVNGRSLLFAKISDNVNIAEAEPEVMYTSTIHGDETTGFVLMLRLIDTLLSSYGTDQRLTNLINNLEIWICPNTNPDGTYYGGNNSVSGARRYNYNGYDLNRNFPDPNGNQYSGQPLQQETTLMMNLANNHHFVYSVNFHGGAEVVNYPWDYTYTAHPDENWYISTSFVYANNAIANGPSGYFTSVSSNGITNGADWYIITGGRQDWMNYSAHCREVTIEISNTKMPSASTLPGYWNYNYEAMISYLEQAMYGIHGIVQDPYGNPLSATITVNGYDNSYSTVITDPAKGDFYRYLSPGTYNLTISASGFPDKTISGVVVNANTATSISVTMGELPHYQQITLSPGWNMLSFNVDLGTNNFSSVFGSNLLQIKDTAKSYAPSMPSYFNTLSSLQSAKGYWVNNSSAQNLSIQGQLLNTSNYPIALNSGWNLIPYLPDNSLPVASAIASILTKTQEVRYLSSVWNPVSGGTLSVLEPGKAYWIRVSEPCQLLYP; translated from the coding sequence ATGAGAAAAACCATTCTTGTTGCTCTGCTTCTGCTTTTGGCATTTTCCCTTTTTGCCAAAGAGTGGAATCAGTATTACTTCCGTTTTGAATTGGCAGATAAGACAACTCTGCCGGAAATAAGTAACATAATTTCTATTGATAATGTTCGCGGTAATTGGGTTTATGCTTATGCCAATGATGAAGAATACAGTAAATTCAGGGAGTTGGGCTTAAAAACCCAACTCCTGCCCTCTCCTGCATCTCTAATTGAACCGGTAATGAGTTCCGATGTGAAACAGACAAAGTTATGGGATAGTTATCCTACTTATAATAGTTATGTAAACACTATGAATTCCTTTGCCGCTAATTATCCCAATTTATGCCAAATTGTAAATGCCGGAACTACGGTAAACGGACGCAGTTTGCTGTTTGCCAAAATTTCTGATAATGTTAATATAGCGGAAGCGGAACCGGAAGTTATGTATACCTCAACAATTCATGGAGATGAGACCACGGGCTTTGTTTTAATGCTACGGTTAATAGATACTCTTTTAAGCAGTTATGGAACCGATCAGCGTTTAACCAACCTAATTAATAATCTGGAAATTTGGATTTGTCCCAATACCAATCCCGATGGAACTTATTATGGAGGCAATAACTCTGTTTCCGGAGCCCGGAGATATAACTACAACGGATATGATTTAAACCGCAATTTTCCCGATCCAAACGGCAATCAATATAGTGGACAACCCTTACAGCAGGAAACAACCCTGATGATGAATCTGGCAAATAATCATCACTTTGTTTACAGCGTTAATTTTCATGGTGGGGCAGAGGTTGTAAATTATCCCTGGGATTATACTTATACAGCTCATCCGGATGAGAACTGGTATATTTCTACTTCTTTTGTTTATGCCAATAATGCTATTGCCAATGGACCTTCCGGTTATTTTACCAGTGTTTCTTCCAATGGTATAACCAATGGAGCTGACTGGTATATTATTACGGGTGGCAGACAGGACTGGATGAATTATTCTGCTCACTGCCGGGAAGTTACTATAGAAATATCCAACACTAAAATGCCTTCTGCGTCAACTTTGCCTGGGTATTGGAATTATAACTATGAAGCAATGATTTCCTATCTGGAACAGGCAATGTATGGAATTCACGGAATTGTGCAAGACCCTTACGGAAATCCTTTATCCGCTACGATTACTGTAAACGGATATGATAACAGCTATTCCACAGTGATTACCGATCCCGCAAAGGGTGATTTTTACCGGTATTTAAGCCCTGGAACCTATAATTTGACTATTTCTGCCAGTGGCTTTCCCGATAAGACCATTAGTGGGGTGGTTGTTAATGCCAATACTGCCACTTCCATTTCCGTAACTATGGGTGAACTTCCTCACTATCAACAGATTACTCTTAGTCCGGGATGGAATATGCTCAGTTTCAATGTGGATTTGGGAACGAATAATTTCAGCTCTGTTTTTGGCAGTAACCTTCTGCAGATTAAGGATACGGCAAAAAGTTATGCACCCTCAATGCCTTCTTATTTTAATACACTTTCATCGCTACAAAGTGCCAAGGGTTATTGGGTGAATAATTCTTCTGCTCAAAATCTCAGTATTCAAGGTCAGTTACTGAATACCTCAAACTATCCTATTGCCTTAAATAGTGGTTGGAATTTAATTCCTTATTTGCCGGATAATTCCTTGCCTGTTGCCAGTGCCATTGCCTCTATTTTAACTAAAACACAGGAAGTGCGTTATTTATCCTCTGTTTGGAATCCTGTTTCAGGGGGAACTTTAAGTGTTTTAGAACCGGGGAAAGCATATTGGATAAGGGTCTCTGAGCCCTGTCAATTGCTGTATCCGTAA